ttgtaaaatatttattatagctGTCATTGAAGAGTTACTACTTACAAAAAGACTTAGAGACTCTATGTCATCTGATTTTTGCCAACTCTGCAAGGTCAATTTTtaatcttacagatgagaaaagaagTTCAGTGAAATTGAAATATTTACACATACAGAGCTGGTCAGGAATGATGCCCAGATATATCATTCTAAAGAAGTATCTCTCTAAAGCCCATGTTTTCTTAACCATGCCATGCTTGCCACCAATAGTGTACTGGCAATAATTATAAGTATCATTGACATCAAATGGCCTTGAAAAAAACGCATTTTGTTTCTATCCGTGGCAGGAAAAAGTTTTTTTGAGGCATCACTTAGGAAATAAGGCTTCAAAGATTTAGCATCACTGTTATTTAATTCAAAATCTACATCTAGAAAACAAATGCCTCTGGAAAACAACTGGAAGTAATTAAGGTCATATAATCTGTTGcttcttttttagtttatatCAGAGCTAGATTGTGAATGTCTTCAAGATACAGACATCACCTGATTTGTCACTTTTCAAGTCAGTGCATCTAAAAATTCCTTGTTCTTTATTTATATTAGATAAAATGcccacaaaatataaaaatacagaaactatTACCATTTGTTTAAACtacattaagtaaaaatattcctttatttagattttattactTACATTTCGTTTTTTATACAGACATTTAGAGGTCTTTACAAACAACAAACAACTTGCTAGTTATTCCAGAAAGATATGTGGATAAAACAGGTAATTAcaagaggaagaaacacagaTATACTAAAAGAACCATATATTGTGACTTTTCCACCTATAAAGCAACTAATCACTATTAATTGTTATATTCATCtatttgctgctgtaacaaattgtcacattctcagtggcttaaaacaatacaaatttattatcttatggtTCTATAGGTCAGAAGTTTGACAACAAGTCTCAGTGGGCTAAATTCAAGGTCCCAGCAGGGCTCTGTTCTTTTCTGGGGGCACCAAGGGGAGaatgtttccttgctttttccattttcttagaggccacctgcattccttggctcaagGGCCCTTCCTCCTTCAAAGCCAGTAAATAAAGCCAGGGTCAAGTCCTTACATCGTATCCCTCTTCCGTTTTAAGAACCCATATGATAACACTGGGCCCATACGGATAATCTGGGATAATCTCCCTGTCTTAAGGTCCTTAActtaattgcatctgcaaaatCCTTTTCCAATGTAACAGAACACATTCAGATTCTGGGAATTAAGACACTGACATCTTTGGGTGGCCATTTTTCTGCCCGTCATAGTTGCCTTGTCTTTAAAGAAATCAGGATATACCCACAGTAAATTCAGCCTTGGAGGGAAAGGGGAACATACTAATGGTTTAAATGGAGAATGCATAACTTGAGATGAAAAGCCCTCCTTTTTGGTTTGTCACATTTTTACTGGCATTCTATTTTGAATATGAACCACAATTAGATAACAGGAAAAATCAGTTGCAATTCAAAACACTGAGAGGAAACAGAACTATCCAAATGAATCTGTTGATTTTTTAAtctgaacagaaaccaaaaaagctTATTTTGTACTTTCTACCCTTCCACCCTGGCGCTCAGGAACTACCATTCATATGACAGGCACAGCCTGTAGCATATAATCAGATGTTGTATTAATTCAAACTAGAGAAAAGGTAGTTGGGAAGACTATACTAGAGCACACTGACCATGAGTTTTtatgaaactttaaaataaaatatccaaaggaTCATTATGTACGTATATATGGTTAAGAAACCAAAGCTCTCCTTTTTGAAAGGCCCAAATTCAAAATGAAGTATCACTACATCACTGACACTTTTTAATTCCCCAGAACAATGTTCtattcaatgtttaactttttcaaTTTAGCTTTGTATCTTTTCTGACTCCAAGATAAAAGAGCAATGTTTGATGTACTGAAGTTATAGCCAGCATTTACCAATTCTTTGATTCGACTCTTTAAAGTATTTATGCTTGTATCCAAAATCCGAGGATTTTCAATTATTTGTGATATGCTAAATGTTTCTTCTTTGAGGCAGTCTATTTTATCATTAAACTTTTTCTCTCCCAAGAAGATCACATCTGGATAGCGTAAGATAAACTTGTGTATCTCTTCTTCAGTACACCCAAGAGAAAACAACTTCTCTTTAATATTTGTGTAGTTTCTGTTGACATAGTCATTGGAAAGGTCTAGAATTTTAGCTCCTGGACCACAGAGAAGAACAAGCAGCTTCTCATTGTCCAAGTTGAAAGTTGACTGTAAAAACTCAATGTTAGTTTTTACCCGTTTGGTACTCTGAATTAAGAtgaaagggttttttaaaattatcttcttaaCAAAATCTCTGGGCTTATTGTGACCCAAAGACAAACAGACTTCTTGCAAAAATTCAATCATCTGTTTATTCAGATCTAGACTGTTGGAGAAGGTACGTGGGGCATTGGTCAATAATCGGCAAAGGCATTTATGGGTCAATCCGACTGAAGAGAGGAACTTTATATTATTCTCTAAGTTTAGGTTATTATTGGACCGAAAAAAAGATTCAGGAGAACGTTCCAAGATATTTACAATTTCAAGGTCTGATGtcattatttttctccacagatCCCACCGTTTTGAAAGACTTTCATGTGTGCGTGTTATGGCTCGTGGATATCTTGATATAATGCTAGCAACCACTTCTTTGCTAGCTCCTTTGGATAGAAGGAACATCTTCAGGTCCTGCTCTTTAGTTCCCATCCTATTAAAAACTCCAGGCTGTCGTTTTCTCGCCATGTCAACATCTACTCCCATCGTAAGTAAGTTATTCAGTAATTCTTCATTCTCCGAAGACTTGCTGTCTGCATTACCACACTTCACACTAAAAAGCCTAAATGAAACTGATTTAAGCAGGATTTCTGCTGAAAATCGGATCATCCAACATCTTGAACCAAAGAGAAAGTTATTCCTCATACACAAGAAGTTTCTTGGTGCCATAATGGTCAGGTATCCCAAACCTTTTGGAATGCTGTGTAAAACAACATACATATTATACAAATGCACGTGTTAAACAGCTAAAAAACCATATTAAGATCCTATAAGCATCATGGTCATTTctataagaaaatatgtatagCTCCAGCTCTCCTGGTGTTGCAGTAACGATTCAGCCACTGCACTCCCACTTTCTACTTCACTGTTTCTGATTATCTGTGGGCCTGGGGCTGCTTCCATTCTTAATGTGAAGAAAAGCACTATAAGCATCATCACTGTCCCACAACTATTCCTGCCTTTATGTTGCTACCCAAAACCAGTTGCCCCTCCCTACCTCTGCTTTATCCTCCTAGTTTTCAAACCTTTGGCTTATTCCTACTAACCAATGCTTTCAATTCTTCCTCGTCTTCCAACTTTCCAGATCTTTGGTCTTGCCTCTGCCTAAAGATACCAGACTACTTTGCCCCTGTTCCCTCTTCTAGTTCCTCACACTCTAAATATAGCCTTGAAAATCAACACTTCAGACTACCTAATTTCCACTTTAAACACCTTTTTCTAGACTCATGGTTCTCTTTAAACCCATGCTATCATTAGTCTCAATTCTTAGCTTTATATAGACCTCTGGTCAGCAGTTCCCAATCTCAATCTCTATGTCCTTCAGTTTATCCTATTTCCCCTAGGTTGTAACCCAACTACTCCAAATCAATTTTTACCTTCAAAATGATCTAGTTGGGCTATTTAATCCACATAGTAGAACtctgcatctgccttcagctcaggtcatgatcccggggtcctgggatcaagtcccgcattgggcttcctgcttagtgggggagcctgcttctccctttgcctgccactcccctgcttgtactctctctttctgacagatatatgaataaaacctttaaaaaaaaataaaataaaaaatagatatagaCGGTTCCAACTCACCACTATTGTCTCTGGGCTTGAGATACTGCTTTCAAGATCGGTATCAAAGAAAGCCTCTCTGTGTCTGCCCTTTTAAttacactaattttttttaaagattttatttttaagtaatctctacacccagcgtgggtcttgaactcacaaccccaagatcaagagttgcatgctccactgactgagccagccacccacCCCTTCATTACACCAATATAACAAGAATTTAAGAGTGTGCCTACAGGCAGGGAACTCTACTGTATTTCAGGTAATTTATAGATCCTCAACGAATTAAAAAAAGATTCCCAAACTATAGAATCAAATAACATTCAAACAAAAATTCAGGACACTCACAAAATAAACATCGAACAGCAGCACATTTTAGATTGCCCTATACTGAGTTCACTATTCTTTACTTCTCCATAAAACCACATACTACTCTTTAACTACATATTCTTCCAAAAATGCATGAatttagaaacttaaaaagaaGATCCTCCTAACTAAAGAATGAAGGCTCTCCTTGCATGGCTCAAAAATCTGTTCTCTCTTCCAGATGCGCAAGGGTGACCTCTACTGGACAATGGTACAGAACACTGACAGTGGTAGGTAAGACCTGGGCTTTGGGAAGAGGGGTGAAAGATGATCCAATGGAATATAGGAAGCAAGCAGTGAAACTCCAGTTTATATcttagccttttaaaaatgccactgtatttgtgttttatatatacaatgtaatagtACTGTAAAACATATGTATAATTAGTAAGTCAATATACATACATTGGAGGTACatgtataaaatcttttttactgAGAGTATACACAATCAAAAGTCTGAAGACAACTACTCTGGACAACAAACTCTTGAGATGATTAGCACCGTGACAAACAGGCTGAGCAAGCCACAGAAAGTTCAAAAGGAATTGTACTAATGACAGACTAACAGTGAAAATATATGCCAAATTTCTTAACAAAGGAGTCATAAATCAGTTAAGGTTTCTCCTGAATCTGTCTTGTGTATAATTCGCTCTCTGAGGAAATATCTTTCACATGAATTAGCATGTCTAAAACCAAACTGAACATCTTTCCATTCCCAAACTAGCTCTCTTCTGATGAATGGAATCACTACCGCTATCCTAATAGTCACTCATGATAAAAATCTAAAAGTGATCACTTTCTTCCTCAACCCCATTGTCATTGAATCATGTAGATTCAGCTTCTTCAGTATCTTCGT
The sequence above is a segment of the Ursus arctos isolate Adak ecotype North America unplaced genomic scaffold, UrsArc2.0 scaffold_3, whole genome shotgun sequence genome. Coding sequences within it:
- the MTERF1 gene encoding transcription termination factor 1, mitochondrial isoform X3; its protein translation is MAPRNFLCMRNNFLFGSRCWMIRFSAEILLKSVSFRLFSVKCGNADSKSSENEELLNNLLTMGVDVDMARKRQPGVFNRMGTKEQDLKMFLLSKGASKEVVASIISRYPRAITRTHESLSKRWDLWRKIMTSDLEIVNILERSPESFFRSNNNLNLENNIKFLSSVGLTHKCLCRLLTNAPRTFSNSLDLNKQMIEFLQEVCLSLGHNKPRDFVKKIILKNPFILIQSTKRVKTNIEFLQSTFNLDNEKLLVLLCGPGAKILDLSNDYVNRNYTNIKEKLFSLGCTEEEIHKFILRYPDVIFLGEKKFNDKIDCLKEETFSISQIIENPRILDTSINTLKSRIKELVNAGYNFSTSNIALLSWSQKRYKAKLKKLNIE
- the MTERF1 gene encoding transcription termination factor 1, mitochondrial isoform X2, with product MQHPLSLRQTSIPKGLGYLTIMAPRNFLCMRNNFLFGSRCWMIRFSAEILLKSVSFRLFSVKCGNADSKSSENEELLNNLLTMGVDVDMARKRQPGVFNRMGTKEQDLKMFLLSKGASKEVVASIISRYPRAITRTHESLSKRWDLWRKIMTSDLEIVNILERSPESFFRSNNNLNLENNIKFLSSVGLTHKCLCRLLTNAPRTFSNSLDLNKQMIEFLQEVCLSLGHNKPRDFVKKIILKNPFILIQSTKRVKTNIEFLQSTFNLDNEKLLVLLCGPGAKILDLSNDYVNRNYTNIKEKLFSLGCTEEEIHKFILRYPDVIFLGEKKFNDKIDCLKEETFSISQIIENPRILDTSINTLKSRIKELVNAGYNFSTSNIALLSWSQKRYKAKLKKLNIE
- the MTERF1 gene encoding transcription termination factor 1, mitochondrial isoform X1, encoding MVLNSLSTVVFENFLHFLTCSPTDSSIPKGLGYLTIMAPRNFLCMRNNFLFGSRCWMIRFSAEILLKSVSFRLFSVKCGNADSKSSENEELLNNLLTMGVDVDMARKRQPGVFNRMGTKEQDLKMFLLSKGASKEVVASIISRYPRAITRTHESLSKRWDLWRKIMTSDLEIVNILERSPESFFRSNNNLNLENNIKFLSSVGLTHKCLCRLLTNAPRTFSNSLDLNKQMIEFLQEVCLSLGHNKPRDFVKKIILKNPFILIQSTKRVKTNIEFLQSTFNLDNEKLLVLLCGPGAKILDLSNDYVNRNYTNIKEKLFSLGCTEEEIHKFILRYPDVIFLGEKKFNDKIDCLKEETFSISQIIENPRILDTSINTLKSRIKELVNAGYNFSTSNIALLSWSQKRYKAKLKKLNIE